In Dysidea avara chromosome 3, odDysAvar1.4, whole genome shotgun sequence, a single window of DNA contains:
- the LOC136248323 gene encoding uncharacterized protein has product MDPLSLNDFLKTGPNMIPRLFDVLVKFRWQTIAVTADIEQAFLMISIAPQDRDVLRFLWFKDPLDAASDIITLRFARLVFGLRPSPAILGSVISKHLDNYQSQYPQLSQSIKDSFYVDDLISGGATVEEAFNTYVVTKKVMAEGGFNLRKWASNSPELISRIINAESSSCTDATPGQSSGGDKSLQFIVGSGDPQSKLLGVGWDSCSDELHFNFFRID; this is encoded by the coding sequence ATGGATCCTTTATCGCTGAATGATTTCCTCAAGACAGGCCCAAATATGATTCCTCGACTATTTGATGTCCTTGTGAAGTTCCGTTGGCAGACAATAGCAGTAACTGCAGACATTGAGCAAGCCTTTTTAATGATATCCATCGCACCCCAAGATCGAGATGTTCTACGTTTCTTATGGTTTAAGGACCCTCTTGATGCTGCTAGTGATATTATTACATTGCGATTTGCTCGGCTGGTTTTTGGTCTACGTCCCTCCCCAGCTATTTTGGGTTCAGTCATATCGAAACATCTTGATAACTATCAGTCTCAATATCCTCAACTGAGTCAGTCTATTAAGGACTCATTTTATGTTGACGATCTTATCTCTGGGGGAGCCACTGTTGAGGAGGCCTTTAATACCTACGTGGTTACCAAGAAGGTTATGGCTGAAGGAGGCTTCAACTTGAGAAAGTGGGCTTCGAATTCACCAGAATTGATATCAAGGATTATCAATGCTGAATCTAGTTCATGTACTGATGCTACTCCAGGCCAGTCGAGTGGAGGAGATAAGTCACTTCAGTTTATTGTTGGGAGTGGTGACCCTCAGTCCAAGTTGCTTGGGGTTGGTTGGGACAGCTGTTCAGATGAGCTTCATTTCAATTTTTTTAGAATTGACTGA
- the LOC136248322 gene encoding uncharacterized protein: protein MASNSMLETFDPAVESMDDYKERFDFYCTAAGVRQDRLKAMFLARVGREVFSKVKILASPRPLTELDLPEIVDLMKEHYKKDTIEIVEHFKFFKRAQQEQETLANYLAELRKLAKNCNFGNYLDTALQDQLVCGLRDRKTQRELLCIPNLTLAMASERARAAEAASRETQQLNPAVETHQLSQHGSHCHRCGKHGHTGATCIHKHKRCHYCKKVGHLSSVCGKKKSETTKTTPPRKDKKSSKQ, encoded by the coding sequence ATGGCAAGTAACTCGATGCTTGAAACCTTCGACCCAGCGGTGGAGTCCATGGACGACTACAAGGAAAGGTTCGACTTTTATTGTACCGCAGCGGGAGTGCGTCAGGATCGATTAAAGGCAATGTTCTTAGCCAGAGTTGGACGGGAAGTGTTCTCGAAGGTGAAAATATTGGCCAGCCCACGGCCGCTAACTGAATTAGACCTGCCGGAGATCGTGGATTTAATGAAGGAACATTATAAGAAGGATACTATTGAGATCGTGGAGCATTTTAAATTCTTCAAAAGAGCACAGCAAGAGCAGGAGACACTTGCCAACTACCTGGCAGAGTTGAGGAAGCTCGCAAAGAATTGCAACTTTGGGAACTATTTAGACACCGCCTTGCAAGACCAATTAGTGTGTGGGTTGCGTGACCGCAAAACCCAACGGGAGCTATTGTGTATCCCCAATTTGACACTTGCTATGGCTTCAGAACGAGCCAGAGCGGCTGAGGCTGCCAGCCGAGAAACCCAGCAGCTGAACCCAGCTGTTGAAACTCACCAACTTTCCCAACATGGAAGTCATTGCCACAGATGTGGGAAACATGGCCACACAGGTGCTACCTGTATACATAAACACAAACGTTGTCATTATTGTAAGAAGGTAGGGCATCTCAGCTCAGTGTGTGGTAAAAAGAAGAGTGAGACAACCAAGACAACTCCCCCGCGTAAGGACAAGAAGTCtagtaaacagtga